In Lolium rigidum isolate FL_2022 chromosome 7, APGP_CSIRO_Lrig_0.1, whole genome shotgun sequence, the DNA window CTCTGCCTCTTTCTCTCTCCACCGCTCTGCCTCCCGAGCCGACGCCCCGCCTCCGGCTCCGGCAAGATGCATCcgtgccgccgctccgcctccggctaccgcggcgttcACGCGGCCAAGCAGCCGCTTCGACGCGGAAATCCActccggcgaggagcgcatcCGTCTCGGGACGTTTGACATGGCGCACGAGGTGGCGCgggcctacgacgccgtcgcctggcgcctcggtCGCTCCTGCCGGCagatgaacttccacgacgtctggacgcgggagcaggcggagcagctcgcgccgccatcgccggccatTACGCGCGAGCAGCAGCGTTGCCAACGGGAGCTCGTCGCGGCcaagcggccgcttcgacgcggaaatccactccggcgaggagcgcatcTGTCTCGGGACGTTTGACACGGTGCACGAGGTGACGCgggcctacgacgccgtcgcctagcgcctcggccgctcccgccggcagatgaacttccacgacgtctggacgcgggagcaggcggagcagctcgcgccgccatcaccggcCATTACGCGCGAGGAGCAGCGTTGCCAACGGGAGCTCGAGCAGCggctcctcatcgccgagcgtgacgagcgcctccgcctcgagtgggcgcgccaTTTTCCCTAGGACGTCGCCGCGATGGAGGCGTTCTACGCGCAAAAGGAGGAGgaaaaggcggcggcggcgaggaaaaAGGCGAGCCGCGGGAAGCGCCGGGCGGAATCCGTGGCaaggaaggcggcgagggccgagaaggcggcgaggagggaggaggagaagaaaaacggggcagggccgtccaccatcattctctcctcctcgtcctccttcgagtggacttcACCGCCGGTGTCCGAGACGAATCCGAGTAGCCACTCGTCGGACTTCGACTGGGATTCGGAGTAGGATTTAGAGTAGTTTAAAATAAAATGTCGCGCCGTATCAtcgaacttttaatatatttcgtaTTGTCAATTAAATTTTCGTGTTTTGTttgatttgtttgatatattttgAAACGAAAACGGTTGATGTAGCCGttcgcgccgcgccgcgcgctgGATAATGGTGCGACCGGCGGAGGAGCACTTTTTCCGCCCGAGCACGCGCCGCAAAATAAACGATGCCAGTTACAGAAGAAAATATTCCTAACATTGTATGACAACATCTAAGGATCATCGAGGAGTAGATTTTTTTAATATAAATATTTAGTCGAGTGCTCATTTAATATTTATAAACGATGCCAGTTATAATGGTTGTCAAAATATAATTCAAACCAGATAGAATCTTATGAGTTCATAGAATAACCTCTAGCCTTTTTAGAAACATAATTTTTTACatctataatatatatatatatatatataggagccgtagcaacgcatgggcattcaactagtacacAATAAATTAGCAGATCATTTCTCCATACAGAATGGTACAGTCCACATCAAAGTTtcctcaacaatataaataacttGCACTATTAGGATTCTGCAGGCAACAAGCTGGTTAGCAGCCAAATACAATTTATACCGGGCTGGGAATGTAGTTAGTTTTAGCAAACAATAATAATTGAATCACCAACAACTTATCATCTCTTTAGTTTTCACACTGAGAAGCATGCTTCACGAGTCATGCTTCTTTTCACCTACAGGCTGTCGAGCAGCTAGCTCTTTTGCCCTCCATCGCGTCCTTCTTTTTTCGACAGTCCAGACACAGATAAGGACCTCCCCAAGGCGCAAATGGAGAAGAGCAGTGACTACCTCCATTCTCCTCCATCAAACCTTCGAATGGTTCTTGGTCCACTTGGCAGATTGCACAGCGAGACGGTGGCAAAGTTGTTTCTTTCAAAGACAAATTCCTACCCAACCTGCAAGAGCAAGGCTTGGTGGTCATTGGTCTGGGCATGAACAGATATGGACAGGTAAATCTGGACTATCATTTCTCCACAAAAAGCACAATGTTGATCAGAAGTAGGTAATTGACGTAGTTTCAATTATAATCACAAAGTTTTCAGAAGATCCATTTGTTCCAGTCACCCTTAACCCTGTTCTAATCACCCTGAACCATGTGAATGTTTGTTCCAGTCTTCCAGCAGAAATTACGCCTCTGCAATCTAGAGAGAAGGTACTGAAGTACATTGGGATCTACTATCAAAGATATATGCAGACTGtaaaaaaatactttgtatttgaaGATGTTCAGAGCCAGGAGCAAATCCTCAGAGAAGCTAAATTGGTGCCCATCGTAGGGGTTTACACCATGGAATTTCCGCCAAACATTTTATGAGGTATAAGTTATAAATGAAATGTGGAACAGAGCAAGTTTGACCCCCCACTTGATTCAGTGATTACATTTGATTGGTCTAGTTGTACAACTCTAGATTCAATATTTTACCTAAAAAGCTCTGAAAACTGGACCAAAGGTAATGCAGCATGTCAGCAAGAGGCTTCAACAAATAATCATACCAATGAAAATATTCTATTATTTCGAAGAAATCCGGGAAGGAAATCACAAAAGAACATAACAAAAAAAAGGTGTCATTACAAGCATGATTCACTACCGTGCTAGAACAGTTAGCAAACTAGATTTTCACTGCACTGATTACTCTATTCAGATTATAGTTTCTATAAGACACATTCTTAAACAATAAAATATTTCAGTAGCAGCATGTATAATACACAGTTGAAATCTGAAAATAGGCTTAAAGGGTTCTTTCTTCTTGGCACAGATAGATAATGGAAAGATTGGGAAGGGGTACTTGACAAGAAAAAGAACATGGTGGCACCAAACTGAGGAGGACAAAATGAGTAACATAAGCCAGCAGACATACAACAGGCTCTCCACATGCTCTAAAAATTAACAAGAATGCCTGCTATTATATGTCTTAATATGCTGCAGCAAAGATCAAATAGGAAACAAGCATCACGGATGTTCAATCAAAATTCGCTGATGTAAAATAGcttaatatataagaaagcatacagAACTATGACAAAGTAGCAACTCAACAAAGCTGCTGGATCATCATAGTGGCAACTAGAATGTACCTTTCTTCCAACACTGCAGAGCCTTCTTCGAATAACTCCTCTACAGAACCAATAGAGGCAGATTTGCCTCCAAACTTTCCGATCGAACTGTGTGACCTTCTACCAAAAAGAAGAGACTTGAGCTTGTTCTGGTTTCTCTTTGGGGATAACTGTGGCGATGGCAAACGATGATCGGATGGGATGATGTCAACCACCACACAAGTGGTGTCATCCTTCAGCCCACTTTTCTTTAGAGCTTGCTGCATAAATACAAATGGATATCAAGATTGGTTTGAGTGAATCATGCCTACAGGCATGGAGAATCTAGATACTGCAGGCTATTCACTACATGTAGAGTTACCTTAACTACAAGCTTTGCAGCCAGTTCTGCAGGCAATCCTCGGCATGACTCTGCCGCTGCTTCATTGGATAGTGCATCCCATATGCCATCTGATGCCATTATCAGCCTTCCTCCGACATTTGAGAGCTGTGAATACCAAAGAGAAAGAGACAACTTTCATAACTCCGCAAAAGAAACACAAGAACAAAATAAACTGTAGCGTGCATTTCGTAATCCTACTCACCTTCACTTGCTTGACATGTGGAATCGGCACAATGTACTCCCCAACATCCATGTCCCCAATGGATCTTGAGAGGCACAAGCCACCTGGCCAGCAACGAAGAGGACCGACCTAAGGCAAAACATTCACACAACATTGAATCGTCAGAATGATGATCAAAGAAATTCCACTGAAGTGCATTTTTTCTGTAAGAAACAATTCACTGTAAAGCGAATTTCTACCTCCTGCCCGCCGAAGAGGTTCAGACGGCCGACCTCCCCACCACTGGCCGTGACACGCTCCCTCTCCTCGACATTCTCCTCCAGCCTGTGGTCCACAGTTAGCAGCTGCAGCTCGCCGCCCTGTGTGTCAAGAATGCACCGGGAATCCCCAACCGAGGCCACGGTGACCGTGAAGCCATCGACGACCACCAGCGTTGCTGTCGTCCCCGACACCTCCCCTGAGTCAACAACCAGTGATATTTAGCCACAAGCTCAATAGGTGTGCTCTGCAATCGCGCCATTAGCATACGATCCGCCTCACCCTTTCGCTGGAAGTCGATGTCCGCCTTGACAAAGCCGGCGACGAGCGCGCGGGGCAGCGCCTGCAGCCAGTCGTCGCGGCTGCCGATCTCCGGCGGCAGCGCGCTCATCACGTGCTCCAGCAGATGCTCCTTGCTGAACACCGCCGCCGACACCCCATTGTGGCCGTCGAACACCTGGCGAAACGGCCACAGATCCAGCGAAGCCAGAACCCATCAGATCACGAATTCGACAGATCAACGACGAACCAGAAACGGAAGAGGGGGGTGAAAGGGGGCAGTACAGCGAAGACAGAGAAGGCCGTGGAGGGGTCGCCGGGGACGCGGAGGCAGTCGGGCTTGACAAGAAAGTAGTCCTCCCCGCGCTTGGCGAAGCCGGCGTGGCCGTAGCGCAGGGCCGGGCGCTCGGAGCCTCCAGCGCGGAGCTCGCGCCCGATCAGCGTGGCCAGGGGCAGCGCCGGCGGCAACCtgctcctctccctctctgcgCCGGCCATCGCTACCGCTACCGCCACCGCCTCTTCCCCCACAGTCGCGCTCGTACCTACCACCGCCTAGAATGCACCATTCCCTGCAGGAAAAGCTCCGGTACGGCGACAATGGCGAGGCGCGCGCGGATTCGGATCTGGGGCTGGACGGCCAGCTAGAATCGGAGCGACGGGGAGGCCACGAATTGGGATTTGGATGCTCTCTTGCTGCCAGGAGTGAGAGGAGCAAGAGTTATAATTGGTTGCTGAAATGGGACGACTGGGAAGATGAGTGGGATTTGTAGAAATAGTAGGGCGTCCTGTGCAAAAAGAGTAGTAGGGCATCTTTGATACAAATGCATTTTATAAGTTAGAAACAAAGTATGATGCAGAACGCTCACAAATATATGCATACACTAATGTTTATAAATATATGCACGCGCATCCTACATGTATAAGCAACTATGGGCGACTCGGTCAGCAAGCCTTAACGAATTCACCGCGAACACCTCGCTAGAAAAGACACCCAAAAACATCTTATATCATATATTTATTGAGGTAAGCCAAATAGTACGATGAATGGAGAGATAACTCGATCCGATCGACCAATACAAAACAAGAATACACCAAAAACAATGATTGTTGTCATATTCTTTTGATCGTAACCGTGAGAGCCAATAACCAATGAAACAATATCAACTGGGGAAGAACCCCCAAAAACATTTGCAATCCTTCAACACCAATTTAGCCGTTGGAGAAACAGGACATTGCCGCAGATATAGGGAAGAGAAAGAAGCAGTGATTAGCTTCCCCTTAACGACACACCAATAACAAGATCCAAAGGAATCCAACAGATATAGCAATGCATACCCTCACTAGCCCTTTATTGATGCCACATCGAACGTTGAAGAGGTAGAGAGGCTAGATGGACCTTATTCCAACGCGCCATCGTCGTCACCATCTCACCGATGCCGCTAGGGAGACAAAAACCTAATGAAAACAAGGACCAACAAGAAATAATAACACATAAGAACGGGTCCCCACCCCTCTTGTCACCAATGCGTCTAGACAACAAATAGTTGGGAGACCGAGGCTGCGGCGCTAGAAAAACCCTTAGGAAGTTTTTGATGAGGAATATTTTTGTGAATTTCTTATTTGTTTGTTTCATTCATAGGATTGAATCCTATAGGAGTTTTCCTACGGATTTTGTTGCACTAGATATTGTAAATATTTTTTTGCATTCACTCAAAAATCTTTGATTTGTTTCCCATGACACAATCGAACGAGCCAAAATCATGCAACCTTTTAATGGGCATGACAATGTGATATTATGATGTTTCTATTCTAGATTTTCTACAAGCATGTGAAATCGAAGAGGCTCATAAAGAATAAGATTCCTTAATTAGTACAAAATCTGCGGTGATAATCTTAGTCTATGTATTTCTGTGAATGGGTATCTTAAACTATGCAAGACTATATTATAACTATTTTGAACAATGTTAGACTACTCTGATATTTCTATGAAATGGATTGTGCGATATGAATTTTGGAGAAAACCAAACATAAGCTAATAATGCctccatcccaaaacttaaggcttatattatttttataaaATCAACTAGTCAAGTTTAACCAAGTTTTTTCAAAAAGCATTaacatgtgaaatacaaaatcaatatcattagatagataatgaaatatgttTTTATATGGTATCtttaaaatatcatatttgttgatagattcttctaaatatttggtcgaactttacttggtttgactttttgaaaaaaaatataagccttaatccTTGGGATGGAACGCCCAAGCAACACTGTTGAAGTTCTTAATTGTTTTGTCTCCTAAAAGAATCGAAGATACTTGAAACCCCAGCCCTGCATTTTCTTGTCACTATGATTTAAATCCATGCATCCTAAGCGCCTTTTTGGGTTGCAAGATTTTCAAAAGGTAGGAACATGAAAACACAAAATTGAGATGAATGTAATAAGCGAATTCCTGCAGAGTTTCAAAACATGCAGCCAAGGCAAATACTGTGTTTGGATAGTGCACATGAATCAAAACAGGAATTTCACGGGATTGGTGAGAGAGAGAAAGATAAATGTAATGAtgcggaaaaccaaaactgatcccgggtgcatatgcaccctatatgtataaaacatatttttaaaacgtaaaaaatttaggaaaaaaatttaacATGTAGAGAGACATGTTCTATGTCTGCGCgtcaagtttcacataaaaccgacaatttttgtatcctgtgtaaaaaagacaaacaatgcttcgagaaatagactattttagcaccaaaaatttatcttttttgcacagggcacaaaacatatcggtttttgctgaaacaactttataagcatgtatcatgtcaaggtatacgcgaggcatttttatttgtattttttgacatttgtaaatatatttaatatgtattttaaataaagagtgcatatgcacccgggtgcagaaacaccatgTCCGTAATGATGTGGTTGCACACTTGCAGAGCTTTGTGGCTGGCTTTGCACTTTACAGGTCTTGATGCATTTTTCTGTCCAAACTTATGAATCAACCAATAAAGAAAGAGAGAATTAGAGTTTGTGGCCTATGCTTAGTTTTGAACTTAACCACCCCATCCCAAAAAGTTGATACTTAAATTACCACTAGTATCCTAGCAGTAGTGCAGTGTAATCGGGTGTCCCCTGGGAACCCACAGCCACATAAAAGGTGCATTGCAAGTTGCAAATGAATACTGTCAAAAGGTTTGAAAAGGGAGAAGAGACGGGGAATCGCCCTGGAAAGCGAGCGGAAAGGCAATAGCTAGCTAGGTTCGTGTTTGTTTAATGGCGGGATACGCGTCAATTAGGTAGAGGGTGATGAGAGACGGTGGCCATCATGTCGAGCATGCACAGTTGGCTAATGGTCACCCGGCGATGGATATATTCCATGGGGATCTAATCCTGATGGATGAAAGCGATTATGTTAGACTTGACATGATTGTCCCTTGGTTAATCAATCAGATGGGATACTAGATTAATCAGAAGATAGTAGATTTTTGACTTGTGAGGCGCCGGCGGGCATGTATGATTGGCATCCAACGGAGGAAACTTCCTGTGCGGAGCGCTGCTCGGAACGGAGCACGCGATCACGCGTCTGATAACCTGAATCTCTGTGCCATCTGTGTGTCAGTTGATGGATTACATATTGATGAAGAGTAGTGGTGGTTAGCGCTAAGACTAATGCTTGGAAACATTCCCTAGCCTGTCTGTCTGTGGAGGTTGACAACGCACGTCAGGGGGTAGCAGATagcgaagacgagacggagagagATTTGGGCGGCTATGCAGCTGTCGTACGTACGTCTTCTTGCTTACTGCAGGTCAGCTAGCTGTAGTCCATGCGACCACGCCGTTGCTTGAAGGCATATATTTTCCGGCAGAGACGGTGCCAGCGTCGTACGTTGAATAATCTGTGGCAACTCAATCTTGGAACTCACCGCAGTAGTGTGGAAGGGACACGAAGCATTCTGATCGCGATTGGCACTCGGCAGCACATGGAACGACAGCTCGTCGGAGCGGGAgtcgcggcgggccgtcgtacgtCGTCCTTATCCTACCTGACGGCTACCGCGGCGGCGCCAAGCGCGTGATTCGTGGTAATTTTTATCCCAGGTCCTGAAGCCCGTTCATTCCATGCCGAAACGTCGCGGATTTCGCGGCGGATCATTTCGTCCTTGGTAGATTCGTCCCAGATTTCATCATGGGCCATCTTAATGTTTTTTTTCCAACGATCGTGTCGTTCATGCCAAAACCAAAGTTCAAACCCTGAAATTGAcgttttggtgtctcataaagacggtatattctttcagtgggaagCGACATTTTCGTCGATAATAAGGcgtatgtggtgacttcgtcaaattCAAGACCCGTCGGATATCAGTTGTTTGGGCTcaatctcttggaggtgctcggtAGGGTGTGCGTATGTGCTTTCATAGAGGTAAGTGTATGTGCATATTTGTAAGCGCCTACGTTGTActgtatttcaaaaaaaaagttagacattttatttttttccaaaaatccCACTTGGCAGGATGATTTGGGCGGCTCCCTCGAAGAGAAATTAATAAAGTAAATGAACAGCGGGAAATAGGAGCCAAACGGACGTGGCTACACAGTGCTATAGCACCATATAGTCTACCACAGTGCCCCTCATGTCCGAATCGTTTTTTTCCCAAAATAGCATGTGGTCCCGCCAGCCTGTCCCGAAATAGAAAGTGGTCCCTCGGCCTCACATGCCAACTTGCACGCCGTTTTTTTGACTCGGTCAACAGAAAAAAGAACATCCCCACGACAAAACAACGCATCACGACAGAATTAATATACAtgccaaaagcaaccggagaaACAGGCAACCCCGACCACTTCCTCCCTctgaaaccctagctcctatccttCTTCCTCACGACGGCTTCAGATCTGGGTTCAGATCTTACCTCCATTGCTGCCAGGAGAGGTTCT includes these proteins:
- the LOC124669951 gene encoding probable protein phosphatase 2C 33, which codes for MAGAERERSRLPPALPLATLIGRELRAGGSERPALRYGHAGFAKRGEDYFLVKPDCLRVPGDPSTAFSVFAVFDGHNGVSAAVFSKEHLLEHVMSALPPEIGSRDDWLQALPRALVAGFVKADIDFQRKGEVSGTTATLVVVDGFTVTVASVGDSRCILDTQGGELQLLTVDHRLEENVEERERVTASGGEVGRLNLFGGQEVGPLRCWPGGLCLSRSIGDMDVGEYIVPIPHVKQVKLSNVGGRLIMASDGIWDALSNEAAAESCRGLPAELAAKLVVKQALKKSGLKDDTTCVVVDIIPSDHRLPSPQLSPKRNQNKLKSLLFGRRSHSSIGKFGGKSASIGSVEELFEEGSAVLEERLGRNLSLKETTLPPSRCAICQVDQEPFEGLMEENGGSHCSSPFAPWGGPYLCLDCRKKKDAMEGKRASCSTACR